Proteins encoded by one window of Selenihalanaerobacter shriftii:
- the thiC gene encoding phosphomethylpyrimidine synthase ThiC produces MTQLIKAKSGEITPEMEKVAKQEGIAVDIIRKEVATGRVVIPKNKERKTEFSQGFGKGLKTKVNTSVGLYEDYTDTKTELAKIDLAIELGTDAIMDLSKDGDIDKIRRQILEKTELPVGTLPIYQAAKECEEKTGSILDMTVDDIFSIVERQAADGVDFMGIHAGLTFETLQRLKFEGRVEGLVSHGGQILAGWMLHHDRENPFYEEYDRLLEIAKEYDMTLSLADTFRPGAIVDSFDRAQIQELIILGELVDKGREAGVQMMVKGPGHVPLDQIESTIQLQKELCHGAPYFVFGPLVTDLATGEDDINAAIGGAFAAAAGADFLCYVTPVEHLDFPTQEDIRDGVMSAKIAAQVGDVSKGKKEAWIKEEKMAKARKELDWEAEINLALNPENAKQTREERNPAGSDGCAMCGEYCAIQVVDEYLS; encoded by the coding sequence ATGACTCAATTAATTAAAGCAAAATCAGGAGAGATAACTCCAGAAATGGAGAAAGTAGCTAAGCAAGAAGGGATAGCAGTAGATATTATTAGAAAGGAGGTAGCTACGGGAAGAGTAGTAATACCTAAAAATAAGGAGAGGAAGACAGAGTTTAGTCAAGGGTTTGGAAAAGGGCTAAAGACTAAAGTAAATACTAGTGTAGGACTTTATGAAGATTATACAGATACAAAAACTGAATTAGCTAAGATAGATTTAGCCATAGAGTTAGGTACCGATGCTATTATGGACTTAAGTAAAGATGGAGATATAGATAAGATTCGAAGACAAATATTAGAGAAAACTGAATTACCTGTAGGGACTTTACCAATCTATCAAGCAGCTAAAGAGTGTGAAGAGAAAACAGGATCAATTTTAGATATGACAGTTGATGATATATTTTCTATAGTAGAAAGACAGGCAGCAGATGGAGTTGATTTTATGGGGATCCATGCAGGTTTGACATTTGAAACATTACAAAGGTTAAAGTTTGAAGGTAGAGTTGAAGGATTAGTAAGTCATGGTGGACAAATTCTAGCTGGTTGGATGCTACACCATGATCGAGAGAATCCATTTTATGAAGAATATGACCGCTTATTAGAGATTGCTAAAGAGTATGATATGACTCTTAGCTTAGCTGACACTTTTCGGCCGGGAGCCATTGTTGATTCTTTCGATAGGGCTCAGATTCAAGAATTGATCATCCTAGGGGAGTTAGTTGATAAAGGTAGAGAAGCAGGGGTGCAGATGATGGTCAAGGGACCAGGGCATGTTCCTTTAGATCAAATTGAAAGTACAATTCAATTACAGAAAGAACTCTGTCATGGAGCACCGTACTTTGTGTTTGGTCCGCTAGTAACGGATTTAGCCACTGGAGAAGATGATATTAATGCAGCTATTGGTGGGGCTTTTGCTGCTGCAGCTGGGGCAGATTTTTTATGTTATGTAACTCCAGTAGAACATCTTGATTTTCCAACACAAGAGGATATAAGAGATGGAGTAATGTCAGCTAAGATTGCAGCTCAAGTTGGTGATGTTTCTAAAGGAAAAAAAGAAGCGTGGATAAAAGAAGAGAAAATGGCTAAAGCAAGAAAAGAATTAGATTGGGAAGCAGAAATAAATTTAGCTTTAAATCCTGAGAATGCTAAACAAACAAGAGAAGAAAGAAATCCAGCGGGAAGTGATGGATGTGCGATGTGCGGTGAATACTGTGCAATTCAAGTGGTTGATGAGTATTTGAGTTAA
- the thiC gene encoding phosphomethylpyrimidine synthase ThiC gives MTQLIQAKEGIITEEMREVAINEKVEAEVIREGVAEGRIVIPANINRKDREYMGIGSGLRTKVNASMGASLDYPDMECEKEKLQAALDAGADAIMDLSTGGDIDQIRKNTLEIANVPVGTVPIYQAGIKSIDKYGSVVEMEPEDIFNEIEKQAKAGVDFMAIHCGMTLEVLARLKNEGRFTDVVSRGGGFLTGWMLHHQKENPLYTQYDRVLEIAKKYDVTLSLGDGIRPGAVVDSLDRAQVQGLLISGELVQRARKAGVQAMVEGPGHVPLHHIETTIQVQKELCHNAPFFVLGMLVTDVAAGYDHIVAAIGGAKSTWAGADFVCYVTPAEHLGLPNTEDIKRGVIAARIATHAGDIAKYGERISKSDLKMTQARVKEDWQTEAKLAINQEKVLAKKKLNEETEIRIMNDKAEPMKIVAEYL, from the coding sequence ATGACACAATTAATTCAAGCTAAGGAAGGCATCATTACTGAAGAGATGAGAGAAGTTGCCATTAATGAGAAAGTCGAAGCAGAAGTGATTAGAGAAGGGGTAGCTGAAGGAAGAATAGTTATTCCGGCTAATATCAATCGTAAGGATAGAGAATATATGGGGATAGGTTCTGGTTTAAGAACTAAAGTAAATGCCAGTATGGGTGCTTCATTAGATTATCCAGATATGGAATGTGAGAAGGAGAAATTACAAGCAGCTTTAGATGCAGGGGCAGATGCTATTATGGATTTAAGTACCGGGGGTGATATTGACCAGATCCGTAAGAATACTTTAGAAATAGCTAATGTTCCAGTAGGTACTGTACCGATTTATCAAGCTGGGATTAAGAGTATTGATAAATATGGATCAGTAGTGGAGATGGAGCCAGAAGATATCTTTAATGAAATTGAAAAGCAGGCTAAAGCAGGAGTAGACTTTATGGCGATTCATTGTGGAATGACATTAGAAGTTTTAGCGAGGTTAAAGAATGAAGGGAGATTTACTGATGTAGTTAGTCGTGGAGGTGGCTTTTTGACTGGCTGGATGCTTCATCATCAAAAAGAAAATCCACTTTACACTCAGTATGATCGAGTATTAGAGATTGCTAAGAAATATGATGTAACTTTAAGTTTAGGCGATGGGATTAGACCAGGTGCAGTAGTTGATTCTTTAGATCGGGCACAGGTACAAGGATTATTAATTAGTGGCGAGTTAGTACAAAGGGCTAGGAAAGCAGGTGTACAGGCGATGGTAGAAGGGCCAGGGCATGTTCCTTTGCATCATATAGAGACAACTATTCAAGTACAGAAAGAATTATGTCATAATGCTCCATTCTTTGTTTTGGGAATGTTAGTTACCGATGTTGCTGCAGGTTATGATCATATTGTAGCAGCTATTGGTGGAGCTAAATCGACTTGGGCAGGAGCAGATTTTGTCTGTTATGTTACACCAGCAGAACACTTAGGTTTACCAAATACTGAAGATATTAAAAGAGGTGTAATAGCCGCAAGGATAGCTACTCACGCTGGAGATATTGCTAAATATGGAGAAAGGATTAGTAAATCAGATTTAAAGATGACTCAAGCTAGGGTAAAAGAAGATTGGCAGACAGAGGCTAAATTAGCAATTAATCAAGAGAAAGTATTAGCTAAAAAGAAATTAAACGAAGAGACGGAGATAAGAATTATGAATGATAAAGCTGAACCAATGAAGATAGTAGCTGAATATTTGTAA